ACCAACCCTTTTAATTCATATAGTGTAAAAGTAATCAAAAAATCACCCATTTGATTTCGAGCGGTAGGAAAGTTGTCAAATCCATCATTTTTTTGGAAAGTAATTGTAAATGTTTTTGTTTTTTCCTCAATCTGAATCGTGTAAAAGTCCGTAATCAAATGAACAAGTGAACACGCGTGTTGCAAAGCTTCTTTAACGGTATTGCTTGTTTGAATAATCTGACCAATTGTATTCAGGGCCGCAATTTGCATTGTCGCTCCAAAATGTAATCCTATCAGTTCATCGCCTGAAAGCTGAACAATGTTTTTCCATACATTCTCCAGTTGTTGATTGGTAAGGTTGAACTTTGTTTTGGTATTTAATTCACGAAGCGAAATGCCCGATAACGATGTTATTCTTTGAGGATCTATATTTCTTTCTCCGCAAAATAGCAGCAATGCCTGCAAAAAAGTTCGCCTGTAATTCATGGCGTAAAAGTACAGAAATGTTTTGTTGCCTTGCAATAGATTGACGTAAAATACCAATACAGTGTCGTATTAAGATAACAGTAAAAGGTCAACTTAAAGATAACTTTGTTGAAAATAAAAAGCTAAGGTTATGACACTAAAAAAAGTTCTGCTGATAAATGCTATCAGCTCAGGAGTTACAGGAATTCAGTTGGCACTAATGCCAAATTTTTTTGCAAACCTGTTTAAGGTGAGTTATGTCGTTCCATTTGTGGAAGTCGGGATTTTTCTGATATTATTTTCATTATTTGTACTGGCAACTGCTTTTAAAAACCCTAATCAAAAAAGCTGGACGAAACTCATTATCGGAATGGATATAACCTGGGTAATTGCAAGTATTATTGCTGTCATCCTATTGTTTCAGTTGATCAGCATAGTTGGTTCTGTTATCATTCTTGCAGTTGCAGGTTGGGTAGGGTTAATGGCGTACTTGCAAAACAGAGGTTTACAAAATATTTAAGATATGGTCAGTCCAAAAATAATGGCAGATGTTTTCCTTAAACACCTTCAGGATAGAGATTTAGAGAGCCTTGTAAATTTGTTCTCTGATGAAATAGAATGGCAGATTCCCGGAAACACAGACGACATAAAATGGTTAGGAACAAGAAGTTCTAGGATTGAAGTGAAAGAATTTTTCGAATTACTTTGGTCAGCGACAGAACCTGTTTCTGCTGAAGTGTATAAAATTTTTATTGACAAATCTGACGTTGTTATTACGGGAGCATTTGTTACAAAAATGTTGGAAACAAACAAAACTGTAAGTTCAATTTTCTTTATTCATTTTGTTGTGGAGGATAGTAGAATTGTCAAATACACATTGTTGGAAGATAGTTATGCTGTTTCAAAGTCTTTATTGAAATAACTATTCCTGAAGGCATTATAACTGTCTTTTCTTTGCTTTAAAGAAGCTTCAATTGTGTAAATATCAAACGCGCTTCAGGGGTTGTTTTATCTATCAAGGCCCTTACCTATGCCAGGCGAAATAGCTAAGGGCCTCTAGTTGTTCTTTTGTAAAGGGGAGAAAGATCTTATAATCCCCCTCAAATTTCAATTCTTTACCTCATTAGCCTTCAGCCCTCGCAAAAGGCAACTTTAATCATTCGCTCACCATGAATTTTTTTAATCCCTCGAATCCTTCGGTACCGTAATTGCTGTATAGGATTTCCCCCGTCCTGTCGATAATCATATATGTAGGAAAATTGGAAACGTTTAGACCTCTACTAATTGTACTTTTCCTAGCTTGCTGGTTGTCCAATAATTGAGGCCATGCTACCCCGTGTTCGGAAAAGATCTCTTTTGCCTTGTCAAAGTTTTCAGGCCGGTCGAAGCAAATGCTCAGAAAATCATATTCCTCCTTTGAGGAACTGTACAACTCCTGTAAATGGGGGAGTGCTTCGATACAGGGAGCACACCAGGTCCCCCAGAAATCCAGCACCAGATATTCGTTATTTTCGGAAAAATAGGGTAGGAGCTTCGCCAGGTGAACGTCCGGTATATATGCTGCACCGGTTTCCACAACTGGATGCAGATACAAGTTTTCCATTCCCGTATCAAGACTGTCAAGTCGATAGGGCTTTCCTTCGATATTGACCGTGTCCTGTAAACGATAGGAATGTTTATATGCCAATCCTTCGTTAATTCTGTCTCTATGGAATTGACCGTTCTCTTTAATTTCGATAGAGAGAGGTGAACGGTGATGGTCGTACTTTAACTGCACGACATAAATCTCGGCTCCCAGAAAATTGGCCGTCTTATTTGTTGCCAGCATCACCGAAAGTGTGGGAATATGGTTCAGCCTATCATCGTTCCATGTAACTACCGGATTCTTCAGTGGAATTAGGTACAGCACCACCTGCTCGTTGACGATTTCATCGTGTACGCAAAAAGGGAAATTTACGGATGTCTCCGGAATTGCTCCCTCCGGTACATTTTCACTTGTCCAGCTCATCAAAGAATCGGTAGGATAGACAAGTTTTATTTCTTCATTTAGAAAAGGGTTATGTCTTTTGGGCAAAGAAATTTTTACCGAATCACCTAGGTACTCCTGCAAAACAAACAGAACGCTTGGCAATTCAGTACACGGTTTTCCCTTTCTTTCCTTTGGTTTAGAGGTCAATTGCTGATCGTTTCTATTAGAATTATCTTTAGGGTTTCTTTGCAGTTGTATACCCCACAGAATACTGTCTACAGAGGTTTCCTGCCCCCCATGTTTTTATCGGGTCAAGCAAAGAAATCGGAGACCGGATTTGCCTGAAATCAATGATCTTCGTCAACTTAAGTTTATGGGCTCTCTCCCCTTTATTCTGACCAAAACAACAGAGGCAGCTAAAGAGTAATGAGGTAACAAATGATATCTTGGCAAAAAACATAGCTATAGTATAATAGATCAAATATGATAAATTTACTAACTATTTGAGAATAATTTACTCACGTAGAATCTGGTTAAACACGCTTCGCAAGGAAAGCGCTAGCCAGTCAGGTTCTTCAACAAACCAGCACTAATTTTCATCAAACTCTACGACAGCGGTAACGAACTTACCCATTATATTTAAATAACCCCATGGGTGATGCTGGGTCATAAAAATGGCCGTTAGTTTCTTTTCGTAATCAATTAAGAATATAGTGTTATATGCTCCTGTCCAACTAATCGCTTTTGTTTTTCCGTTATTCGGTCTATTATTTACCCCAACACCAAACCCATATCCGGTGAGCGAGAATGATCGGTTATCAATGCCAGAAATTTGATCAGAAATCAACAGCTCAATTGTCTCCGGTCTCATAATCTGTTTTCCTTTGAAATTACCATATTGAAGTATCATTTCGCAGAAGTTAGCATAATTCCCTACAGTAGACAATAGCGCACCAATACTGTCCAGCATTCCTCCCCCTCTCGAGAAAATTGTTGGCTTACGGCTAAAGTGACTTGTTACAGGGGCTTGAATCAACGTCAATTTATTTTCATCATAATGATATAATCCGGATAGCCTGGTTTTATCCTCTTCATTGATATAGAACCCCGTGCTGCCCATTTCCAATGGATCGAAGAGCTCGGCTTTTAGAAAATCATGTAGATTCTGGCCTGAGATTCGTTCTACCGGATATACGTTTACATAAGTGAGGTAGGATCTCCTTTGTTGTTCAATGGTTCGTCCGCTGTCAACGTACGGGCGTCCGTTTGAACTCAACAGCAATATAAAGGCCAAGTCAACAATAGTTAAAGGAATCGCTAAATATGGGCATTCTGCGGTATCACGGTGTCCGTATGCGAAGACCCACCGTTCGCTAGTGAACAAAGGATTGATATCATATTATCGCCCTTATAGTATAAACCGAGTTTTCTAAAATGCTATTTTATGGTCAAGGAAGGTAGGAGGGAAGTTCGGATACGTTTTCTGGGGTTTTGAAGAGCAGTATCCCGAAGGCGGGATAAGCGAGCATGGGCTGTTTTTTGATGCAAACGCTTTACCAGAGTCGATTCCTATCAGCAGAGACCCGGCGAAGCCTGACTTTGAACCCCGATGACGAGATGGAACCTGCTTGAAATTAAATGTTGTTTTTTTCATCACTTACATATTCCAAAATATCACCCGGTTGGCAGTCCAATGCTTTACAAATGGAGTCTAAAGTGGTAAAACGAATAGCTTTTGCTTTTCCCGTTTTTAAGATAGAAAGATTAGATAATGTCAAATCAACTCGTTCAGAAAGTTCATTCAGAGATATTTTTCGCTTTGCCATCATCACATCTAAGTTTACAATAATTGGCATAGCTTAAATTGTTAGGTCATTTTCAGATTTCATATCTACGGCATTCTGTAAGATTTTTTCAAATAAAGTAGCAGCAGTGGCGATGATAAGAGAAATAAAAATCATAACAAAACCTATTGCAACGCCGCCAGCAATATCCTCCCCTTTACTGGACTGAACTATAAAAAAGTAAGCTTCTGCTCCCAGAATAAATATAATAAGGATTATTGAACAATATTTTATAGTTCGCAAAGCCCTTACGGTATTTTGCGAGAATACACTATTTTGCCCAATGTAACCTAACAGCTTAAATACTTGATACAATCCCACAAAAAAAGAAGCAGATGCGATATATACATAGATCAGAAATGGGTCTTTGAAGTAAATATCAAAAAACGTTGCGTGTATATTTCTGCCTTCAATGTGGGGTTCCCAAAGCAAAAAGGCTAGAGTTCCGATACCGATCAATACAACGACTACCCGAAGAAATATTATTGAAATTCTTTTCATAATGTGCTAAGAATTTTGAGTTACACCGCAAATGTAACAAATATTTATTGTTTATCAATAAATATTTACTGTTTTTGTTGAGATATTGAAAAAGTGAGTATGCTGGAATAAATTGGTCCTTCTTTAATTTTCGTAGTTAAGATGGGAGAGCGTACCAGCTTTCTTTCCAAAAGATTCAGCGACGTTGTCGGGGGTGGCGGGAGTGGCCCCGCCGCATTGTCCCGCAACCAATCAAAATACGAGCAGTGGATATGGGCATGGAAGGAGATTTGTTATTTCGAAGGTTCCTGAATTGTTTTCAATAACCCATGCAAATCGGAGACGACCCAACGTTCCATTAATTTTTCATCTTCCACTCGGTAAATCGCCACTCCTTTAAGGATCACAGTTTGTCCGTTGGGAAGAATATCAATTCCCGGAAAAGGTTCGCTATAAGTGCCGCGCATTTCCCAACGAACGGCTACCCGATCTCCATCGGCGAGGATGTCTTTCACTTCGTATTTTGCGTCCGGCACCGCTTTCTTGAATGCTACGTAATATTTTCGAAATGCTTTTGGTCCCTTTTGTCCTTTTTCCGGCCAATCATGGGAGATAAAATCCGGAGATAACATCTCATCCGCTGTTTCCATATTCCAATCAACATACAACTCTTTATAAAAGCGCTTTAAAAGTTCTTTATTTTTGGATGGATTAGGAGCAGAATAAGAGAACAACGGAAATAATGCTGTCAATAACATAAGTTTCATACTAATTTTTTGTTAGCGTTTTTACTAGTTCTTCGAAGACATTTCTCGTCTCCGCATTTCAGTGATTGTTTACTCGACAAAGTTCACCATACTTTTTTTGATATTTTTTAGCAAATGCTAAAATCAATCCACCGCGGTTGGTTGAGCAGCTATCGGGAGAAGACAGGAATTTAGGTGTTCCTTAGTTTGTTTGCTTATCTTATTCCACTAGCTAAAATTCTATCTATTAACACCGATAGCATCCAGATAAACGGAGTTGGTGTTGATTTAAGCAGAATCGGCTTCCCACTAAAATACTTATAGACAAGGAAGGTAAAATAATCGGTCGTTACGGCTCAGATGAGGGAGCTTTGGATACAAAATTGGCCGAAATCTTTGGGACTATTTAACCCCGCTGCATGTATGCTTTATCTTAATGTTGATGACAGATTATTTTTTTATTGTAATACTTATTATTTATACTTCAGGCATAATATGTATAAAAGTGCCAAACTTATAATTTAGGTCTGGTATAGAGAAAAAGCAATATGGGGTGAGGGGAGGGGGGCCATACGGTTTTCTACTTACCCGGTCCCTTTTCTAATTTATTCATGACGGTCTAATTTTTATTGATGTGTTTTTTGAAAGTTATTTAAGAATTGCTGAATTGTAGGAGCAAAGGTTTTAGAAAAATCATTGATAGTCATAATGTCTTTGGAAAGTGTTACATCTGAAAGATGTCCGTTGACAAGCGATTTAGCAATGCTTTTAGCGAGAGCAGCAGGATGCCTGTCATCATCCCCAGGGATTATCAATGTGGGAATAGTGATTCCTTTTAAATCTTCGAAATTATCAAAGGCGCGATCATAAACGATAGAAGCTGCCGCAACAATACTAGCAGGGTCTGATCTCGGAATAGCGTCACGTACCATGTGTCCGATAACCGGTGAGAGAAAACTGAGAAGCGGTTCCCAGGCTGCTTCGATTCCATCTGAAACGACACAAGCAGCAAAAGCCTCCAGAAGTTCAATCTCCCGCTTCTTACCTTCATCATTTTCAATGTCTTCGATGCTTATTAATACTAAGCCATGAATTTTGTCAGGAAAACGCAAGGCTGTTTTTAGGCTTATCGTTGTACCAATCCCTGCTGCTATAACAATTATACTTTCCGTTTCGATCGTATCGATTAAGTAAACAAGGTCATCGGCATATTGCCTCCACGTATAACAGTTTCTATCTCTACAAATCGAACGACCATATCCACGCAAATCTGGCAAAATAGCTGTGTACGCTCCTTGGAAGCTTTTAGCCAGTGGAAGCAAGCTGTGATGGTCCGGTCCACCACCATGTAAAAAGATCAGTGTCGATTTCGGTGTATTTGATTTAGATTCCAACGAAACAGCAAAAAGGGGTAGTCCATCATTACCAGAATACTGTATTTCTTTCATAATTGAATATAGTTGAGATCTTGTTATGGACCATTTTTTACCTTCCGTTGCTTGCTAAGCGTACGGAGTTTGTCTTAGCTGAAGATTTTTAGTTTATGTTACAAATTTACCTGATAAGAAGATACCTTTCTTTACAATATTTTGGGTATCGTTTGTAAAATTTAATGATGCTCGCAATTCTCATCGCTATATTATCTATTTAGGATGACTGATTCATTCTCCTAAGGATCTCGTCCCCAACGTCCAATAATTCTTTAAGCACATGCTCGTATACTTTTTGCCCGTTATCACCATTTGTAAAAATCACGAGAGCTCGTTTTGATTTAGGAAGCAATATTACAAACGTTTTGATGCCGGGGTCACTTCCGCTATGCATCAAGGCGTATTCTCCTCCGCTCAGATTTTTAACCACAACCCATGAAAGGCCGATTCCCACATCTTTTGCCTGGGGTACCATAATCTGAGGCGTATGGATTTGTTTATTTAACGCCTTCGATATACCCTGACCTTTAAGACATGCTACAGCGAACTTGGTATAATCATGGATAGTGGTAACCAAACTGGCCGCTGCGTTTGCCGAGGTGATTTTTTCAAATGGGTACCGTTTACTATTTTGATCAAAACGACCCGCATACTGCAGGGTATCCAGGTTGTCCGGCCAGGTCAGAAAACTATGATCCATCTTAAAGGGTTTAAATAAACACGATTCTGCCAGATGTTCGAAAGACTGATGGAATTTTTTCTCTATAGCCTGTCTTAAATATTCGAAGCCTTCGCCGGAATAGCGAAAGGAAGTACCCGGTACTGTATCGAATGCCAGCTTACCATCGGAATTCATGGAACGCCAATTGGTAAAACCTCCCTGATGGCTTAGAACATGCCTGCTACTCAGCTGATAAACTAAACTATCTTCTTTGACATCCGGATCGATCCAATAGTCTGCCAAAGGTTCATTGAGATTCCATAAGTTGTTGCTATTCAGTGTCAAAGCAAGCATCATGGAAACAGGCTTTGTCAACGAAGCTACGCTGAAGAGAAGTTCCGAGGGAGCATCATTAGTAGAGCTACCTAAACCAAAAACTTCGGTGGCTACCATTTTATTATCTTCTATTAGTCCGACAGCGGCAGTGGGTACATTTTGTTCTTTAAGTAGCGCCTCCAGCCTCCGTTTGAATTCGGGATTTAATGAGTCCATGCTTTGTGCACTGATATAAAATAAGTTTAAGCTTAAGATGGCGAAAGTAATAAATATGTGCTTTTCCATTGTTTTTTGGAACTTATAGTGTTTTTTCATTGGACACGGGGCAGTATAAGGAATAATTTATCAGATACAGATAGATTAATAAATGAAGTTTTTCTTAGGGAAAACTCTTTCACTCGTCCTTTAAACTATTCACTGGATTCGCTGTCGCTGCTTTTACCGCTTGGAAGCCAACCGTGAAAACGGTGATGGTAAGCGCCAATACCGAGGCTACAACAAACACAACCCAACTGATCTCAATCCTGTAGTCGTAATTGGTTAGCCATTGGCCAAGGTAATACCAAGCTATTGGCACTGCGATGATGCACGAAATCGTAACCAATAAAACAAATTCTTTTGAGAGCAACATCAACAAGTTAGCAACGGTGGCCCCAAGCACCTTGCGGATGCCAATCTCTTTGGTTCGCCGCTCTGCCACAAAACTGGCCATGCCAAAAAGCCCCAGACACGAAATAAAAACGGCGAGTACTGCAAAATAGGATGACAGTTTGCCAATACGCTCCTCTGTTTTGAAT
This Olivibacter sp. SDN3 DNA region includes the following protein-coding sequences:
- a CDS encoding nuclear transport factor 2 family protein, whose protein sequence is MVSPKIMADVFLKHLQDRDLESLVNLFSDEIEWQIPGNTDDIKWLGTRSSRIEVKEFFELLWSATEPVSAEVYKIFIDKSDVVITGAFVTKMLETNKTVSSIFFIHFVVEDSRIVKYTLLEDSYAVSKSLLK
- a CDS encoding serine hydrolase — its product is MEKHIFITFAILSLNLFYISAQSMDSLNPEFKRRLEALLKEQNVPTAAVGLIEDNKMVATEVFGLGSSTNDAPSELLFSVASLTKPVSMMLALTLNSNNLWNLNEPLADYWIDPDVKEDSLVYQLSSRHVLSHQGGFTNWRSMNSDGKLAFDTVPGTSFRYSGEGFEYLRQAIEKKFHQSFEHLAESCLFKPFKMDHSFLTWPDNLDTLQYAGRFDQNSKRYPFEKITSANAAASLVTTIHDYTKFAVACLKGQGISKALNKQIHTPQIMVPQAKDVGIGLSWVVVKNLSGGEYALMHSGSDPGIKTFVILLPKSKRALVIFTNGDNGQKVYEHVLKELLDVGDEILRRMNQSS
- a CDS encoding serine hydrolase, with amino-acid sequence MFTSERWVFAYGHRDTAECPYLAIPLTIVDLAFILLLSSNGRPYVDSGRTIEQQRRSYLTYVNVYPVERISGQNLHDFLKAELFDPLEMGSTGFYINEEDKTRLSGLYHYDENKLTLIQAPVTSHFSRKPTIFSRGGGMLDSIGALLSTVGNYANFCEMILQYGNFKGKQIMRPETIELLISDQISGIDNRSFSLTGYGFGVGVNNRPNNGKTKAISWTGAYNTIFLIDYEKKLTAIFMTQHHPWGYLNIMGKFVTAVVEFDEN
- a CDS encoding helix-turn-helix transcriptional regulator encodes the protein MPIIVNLDVMMAKRKISLNELSERVDLTLSNLSILKTGKAKAIRFTTLDSICKALDCQPGDILEYVSDEKNNI
- a CDS encoding TlpA disulfide reductase family protein; amino-acid sequence: MTSKPKERKGKPCTELPSVLFVLQEYLGDSVKISLPKRHNPFLNEEIKLVYPTDSLMSWTSENVPEGAIPETSVNFPFCVHDEIVNEQVVLYLIPLKNPVVTWNDDRLNHIPTLSVMLATNKTANFLGAEIYVVQLKYDHHRSPLSIEIKENGQFHRDRINEGLAYKHSYRLQDTVNIEGKPYRLDSLDTGMENLYLHPVVETGAAYIPDVHLAKLLPYFSENNEYLVLDFWGTWCAPCIEALPHLQELYSSSKEEYDFLSICFDRPENFDKAKEIFSEHGVAWPQLLDNQQARKSTISRGLNVSNFPTYMIIDRTGEILYSNYGTEGFEGLKKFMVSE
- a CDS encoding ester cyclase codes for the protein MKLMLLTALFPLFSYSAPNPSKNKELLKRFYKELYVDWNMETADEMLSPDFISHDWPEKGQKGPKAFRKYYVAFKKAVPDAKYEVKDILADGDRVAVRWEMRGTYSEPFPGIDILPNGQTVILKGVAIYRVEDEKLMERWVVSDLHGLLKTIQEPSK
- a CDS encoding DUF2975 domain-containing protein, with the translated sequence MKRISIIFLRVVVVLIGIGTLAFLLWEPHIEGRNIHATFFDIYFKDPFLIYVYIASASFFVGLYQVFKLLGYIGQNSVFSQNTVRALRTIKYCSIILIIFILGAEAYFFIVQSSKGEDIAGGVAIGFVMIFISLIIATAATLFEKILQNAVDMKSENDLTI
- a CDS encoding alpha/beta fold hydrolase produces the protein MKEIQYSGNDGLPLFAVSLESKSNTPKSTLIFLHGGGPDHHSLLPLAKSFQGAYTAILPDLRGYGRSICRDRNCYTWRQYADDLVYLIDTIETESIIVIAAGIGTTISLKTALRFPDKIHGLVLISIEDIENDEGKKREIELLEAFAACVVSDGIEAAWEPLLSFLSPVIGHMVRDAIPRSDPASIVAAASIVYDRAFDNFEDLKGITIPTLIIPGDDDRHPAALAKSIAKSLVNGHLSDVTLSKDIMTINDFSKTFAPTIQQFLNNFQKTHQ